The Microbacterium luteum genome includes a region encoding these proteins:
- the ndk gene encoding nucleoside-diphosphate kinase produces MATEETLVLVKPDGVARGLTGVILARIEAKGYALVDLRLVEPERERLERHYAEHEGKPFYEPLLEFMMSGPSVAIRVAGNRVIEGFRSLAGTTDPTTAAPGTIRGDLGRDWGLKVQQNLVHGSDSPESAARELAIWF; encoded by the coding sequence ATGGCCACCGAAGAAACCCTCGTCCTCGTCAAGCCCGACGGCGTCGCCCGCGGTCTCACCGGCGTGATCCTCGCCCGGATCGAAGCGAAGGGTTACGCGCTGGTCGACCTGCGCCTGGTCGAGCCCGAGCGCGAGCGTCTCGAGCGCCATTACGCCGAGCATGAGGGCAAGCCCTTCTACGAGCCGCTGCTCGAGTTCATGATGTCGGGCCCCTCCGTGGCCATCCGGGTCGCCGGCAACCGGGTCATCGAAGGGTTCCGCTCGCTCGCGGGAACAACCGACCCGACCACGGCTGCACCCGGCACGATCCGCGGCGACCTCGGCCGCGACTGGGGCCTGAAGGTGCAGCAGAACCTCGTGCACGGGTCTGACAGCCCCGAGTCGGCGGCCCGCGAACTCGCCATCTGGTTCTG